The window GCCACTTCAACCATGTCTTTCTCCCATAGATGATTTTTCCAGATTAAGCATGCTCAGGTCGTCGTCATCAAGATATGACTGCGTAACGAGATCCTGTATTTCCAGCAGGCGGCGATTTATATCGGCGATTCTGATAGCCTCGTTGTAGATAATTTTCAGCCGGTCATAAACGCCCTTTTCGAGATTTTTATTTATGTAGAGAAGGTATTCGGCATTTCCGGTAATAACCGACAACGGATTATTTATTTCATGATTGATCGATGCCGCCAGTTCCCTGACCGACTTGAGCTTTTCGGCTCCGACAATTTCTTCCTGGGCATGTTTGAGACGCTGCTGCGCCTCTTCCAATTCCCGATTTTTTTCCTCAAGCTCACGGTGAGCCCGGGAACGTTCGATGAAGGAAGCTATCTGGTCCCCGATGATGGTGAGTAGTTTTACATCTTTATCCCTGAATGAATTTTCGACGCCGTCATAAAACAGGGCAATACCGATCAACCGGTTCTCCACTATGAGAGGTATTATCAGAAGAGCATTGTCGTTCGTCTTGGCATGCTGATCCTTCTCCAGACTGCAGGAAATCAGGGTCGGCTTTTGCAGCGAAATCAGCCATTTCAGATAATCGGATTCCCCGGTCTGGCTGACCGCATTGGACAAATCTATCTCACCCCCGAAAGCAGTGACCTCAATCAGTTGCGCGTTGTCGGGATTGTACAGGTACAGGACCGATGATTCAAAAGGAACCACCCTTTGAATCGATTCCAGGGCCCTTTTATATGTCTGGTTGTCCGGCATGGAATTTCTGAACACGGCGGTAATTTCCGCCATAAGGTTGATTTTCGTCCAGAAACGACTGACCGGCTCTTCTGCTTTATTCCCATTAGCCGTCAAGGTGATTTCCTCGAGTTAATTTTTTTATCTCTTGGTAGAGCCAGGCCGCGGCCCTCTCCTCCAATTCGTCGAATAAAAGCGGCTTTTCATCGGCCGGAACCATCAGGTCGGCATCCGTTTTATCGTCATCGACGATCTGCCATTTGTCGGAGGCCTTAACATCGCATTCGATATGTTTCAGGTCGATCAAACGGCCCTTTTTCAGATCGATGATTCGCAGCGTTCCCTCCATTACTGCATAGACACGATAGCGGAAAATAACCCATGGTATCAGGGTGACCTTGCGCTGTTCGAGATCGATGCGGTCGATGGTCACATCCACCAGATACCGCCCCCCCTGCTGCTGACCCCACAGCACCATATCTTCGAAACTCATGGCTGAAGTCGAAGTCGGGAGGGTCCGACGTATGATCGTCGCGCGATTCATCGACGTCAGCAACATATCAACCTTTTCTTCCAGCTCATTATCCGACCAGGGGCATGCTGGCGACTTCAGGCTGACTATGATGTCGTTCTGAGCCGACGCGAGGCCGGGGAACAAAAACATCACCGCCAATATGACTATGACAAGAACACTCCTGTAGGACATTTTATTTTTCCTCTTTCGTAACCTTCCGGGTATATATGTATTTATTGAGGATATTGCGAAGGTGTTCATCGAATGAAGTGTAGTCTTGCGGAATCAGCTCGTACTCCGCCGTACTGAGATAATCGGTCAGCTTCTCACGAGTGATAAATTCGATGCCTATCAGCCATTCGTTTTCATCCGATTCGGCCCGCTTGACAAGGCCGATGACGTTGCTGATGACTTCGATTCCCTGCAGCATCATTTTTACGACAACCAGCGTCCCCTCCTCAAGGGGGGCTTCGCTGAGAATGAGAACGCCGCCGGCCGATACATTCAGAATGGAGCCGGTGTAAGCCGGGCCGTCTCCCTGCGGCCAAAAGCTGTTGGTACGATCCTTCATCACCGAATAACTTAGCGGGTCGGTTATTTCGAGTCGGATAAAGCGCCTTTTCTCGTCCTTTTCGATTTTGAAAGGAGCCTTAATCGAAATCGTATTCCGATTGTGTCCCGTCCCGGTACTATTTCTGGTCTTCTCTTTACTCATCATCCTTTACTCCTGCAATAAGATATTTCCATATTTTTCTGTCAAAAATTTATCCAGATCATCTCTTGATTTTTTATCGAAGTCGAAAAGTTTTTCGGGGAGATTTCGTATCAGACTTCTCGGCACGGTATCGTGGCAATATTCCCGGATCACGAATTCAGCCCCGGCATTGAAATAGTTATCCCGCCCGGGCCGACAGTGCCGGATGCGGCCGACTATCAGATCGGGGATGGTAACCTCGGGCAAACCGAGATTGACTATCATATAGTAATCATCCGACAGATTGAGTGGAAGTTCCACCAGCAAGCCGCCGGCACTGAGATTAAGCGTTCTGGTCCTCATCCACCGCAGACGATTGAGCCTGACCATGGCGATATTCGCCGAGTCAAAACAGGCCAGCCTGACTTCCATTTCAATATCGATTCGCTGATAGGCACGATTGATTATGGGAAAGATGGTATCGGCCAGCGGTATTTGAAGTTTGCCTTTGTGAGGCACCGCGATCTTGGAACAGAAAACAACCGGCTCGCCCTTATATGACAGGTGCACCTCGACATTTTGATTATGAATCAGGTCGGCGACCAGGCCGGATGAACCCGAACGATCCATCAACAATTTCCCGCCGCTGACTCCGACGATACGGGTGGTAAGGACCTTTCCGGGAAACTGATCGGTCTTCATTTTCACCTGACATCCGACCAATTCCGAGGAATCTATTTCTGTGCCGGCTATGACGGCTCTTTCGGGACTCATCAGATCAATCCTTTCTGGCGTTCTTTGACCTGCTGTTCAAAAATGAACCGGACCACTCTGTTCTGAACGCGGCTGTCAAATTGTCTTATTTGTTTCGGCAGCGATGATATTTCGCCGGGAGTGAAATAGAGGGCCAGGTTTTCATCCTTGATAAATTCCACACCCGCAAAACGATTTTCATTGATAGAAACGATGCGGCAGCATAGAACCGTCAACAGACGCGGCAGCCCCGTGATATTATTATTGCCGATCCTGACCATCAGGATATCGCCCTTTTCGACCCCCTCGCCGACATTCATCAGCATCCCGCCCGCCGAAACATTTTTGGAAAAAGAATCCCGCCAGCAGAGTTCCAGTACATTATTTTTCCTGTCGGAGCTTTTTATGAGACTGAATTTCAGGCCGATTTTCATATCGATTCGAACGAAGTTGCGCCTCTGCACGCGCTCCATCCGCCCCAGGATATGCAGTTCCACCGATTCACCAGGCTTGCCGTCTCTTGATTTGATCCGGGCCGGGTAGCGGTACATGGCATCCGGTTTGCGGAACTGCACATGCACCATCGCATTATCGGTCAGTAAACGGCTGCCATCGACATATTCCGGCTTCGAGGCCACGATCACATTCGGGCCGATGTCCTCGACGCGAGTGATGTAAAGGCCCCTTTGCCCGTCGCGCTCGATAACAATCTCGATTTTGTCCCAGAGATCGAGCGGCTTTCTTTTGCCGGTGGCAGTGCTGTTTAACATTGACGATCTTACCCTGCTTTTACTTCCGCCAGGTTGGCTCTTCCCTGCTCTAGAGCCAGTTCGAGTATTTTTCTGGCCAGTGCCGTCCTTCCCGGATCACCCTTATGTTTGTAGATAAATTCCTGTCCGGTTCGGATGGTGGTGTTGAAATATTCCTTGGCATTCTGGTTTTCCCCGATTCGGCGGGAAAGTTCGGCAATCAGATATGACGCCTGTATCTGCTGATTGCCCTTGGCAATATTGCGTCCGTCCTGAAATGCTTTCTTGTAATGTTGAACCGATAATTTGAGCGCGTCGCGTTCATTGAGGGGTATTCCTTCATAACCCGCCGCCATCCGGCTCAGAAAATCATAGAACGATCTGTGACTGTGGAAACCCGGTGTCGCACCGTCTTCGGTCGTTCCCAGAGCCAGTTTGCGATGCTCGGCGACAATCTGGCCCAGGCTTTCACTTTTTCCTTCGAGAATCGAGAGAACCTCTTTGAATGATGCCAGCTCGATATTGTAGCGATCCCGTATGGGATAAAGCGAGGATTGAATCGCCGCCGGTATGCTGCTGTCATCGAACTGCGAAGCTACCGATGCCGAAATGTCATTCAGCCGTCCTTCCAGTTCAAAGAGACCCTTTTTGAGCCCCTCGAGTTTGCCGTCGACATCGCTGAGGTACCCCTTCATGGTGGCGACATTGGGATTTTCGCCGTGCTCCATTTCGCGGAAAATCCAGCCGATGCGAAGATAGTACCGGGCCAGGTCGAGGTTATTATCGGTATCCGAAATTTTTTCATCGATGACGGCCAGCAACAGTTTCAATACGGCGGTTTCATTGGGAAACCGGTCGATATCAAGCTCGGACCCGACGGCCTTGATAACCGAGTCGGCCCCGGCCAGCATCTCAAGATGACGCTCTTTAACCGTTTTTAAACGATACGTTTTGAAATAGGCGTCATTTTTCCAGTCTTTGAAGCGGTTATTGAATTCGCGCGTATAGAAACAGTTGGAGCAGGTGGCCACAAAGAAAAGAAGCGGATTATATGCTTGGTAGCGCGGATTGCGCCAGGTTCGGTTCGTCGGACAGAAATCGGTGTCCCGATCGGTTTCACTGTACGCACCGACCTTTATTGTCTCATACTCGTTTATAGTCTTGCAAATCGGGCATTCGACCTTTGTCAGAAAAAAAGGTGATTCCGTTGTCATTATTTATTCCTCCCTGCTCCCTGCAAATTTAGACGCTGTTTTATCATCGCCAGCTCTCCGTCCGTAATAGGAAGAGACTCGGTCGAGCCGGAGCCTCCATCGCCGGACAGCACCTTCTTCGCCATTCGGATGATTTCCTGTCTGTTTCTTATTTTTAAATCATGCTTGCCGTCGGTGGCATTATTTTTATGTGATGACGACCCGGCCATGTTTGAAAAACTGACAAACTCCGGACCGACCGGCTCGGCTTTCTTTGTTTCCGGTTCCGGTGCCCGTGCGGCGGCCGTTTGGATATCGGCCGCAACCGCCGGTTTTGGCCTGGGCGTTTTCCCGGAGAAGAACGACCGGATCAGCATTAACAGCATCCCGGCGATGAGAAACCCGGCCGCATTAAGACCGACATCTATTAATTGCTCGTTTGAAAATCCTATTTCCATTGTTTATTCTCCATCAGGCCTTAAGATCAAGATGTTCCGGCGGGGCATCTTCCCGCGTCTCCTGATCATCGCCGTTATTTTTATCTTCATCCTTCTTAAATTTCTTCTTTTCCTCGCCCGCTTCCTTCTCTTTGGTTATAATCACGAGGTCGCTTTTCTCCGATTCCTTGGTTCTCTTCGGATCGGCGGTGGTCTTTTCCTTGAGGATTGAAGCCGCCTGGCGCTGTTCCATCTCGGGGCTGGCTTTCTGCATTTGTTTAAGTTTTGCGACTATTTCGGTTTTCGACAAAACATCTGCAATTTCCATCGACCGATCCATGCGAGCACCCTCCTAACCACTCATTGCAAAACGCTCCTTGATCATTCCCCTGAGCTTAAGGACCGCTTTGGTATGTATCTGCGATACCCGCGACTCGGATATCGACATCACTTCGCCGATCTCCTTAAGCGTCAGTTCTTCGAAATAATAAAGAGCTATCACAAGCTTCTCCTGGTCGGTCAGGCGGTCGATGGCAATCGCCAGAAACGCCCGGAGTTCGCCTTTTTCAAGATCGCCAAGCGCATTTTTGTCTTCCGGCTGGGAAATCGTTTCAATGCGCGGCACCTGATGGTTGTCCTCTTCCTTGTAAATGGCCTCATCCAGTGACAGCAGTGTGGCACAACTGACATCGCTGATCGCCATTTGCAGTTCATGAGTGCTGTAACCCAGCATTTTGGCCAGTTCAGCCTCGGTCGGAGGACAGCCGTTGTCGTTTTCGAGTTTAATTATGGCTCTTTCGATCTCGCGCGATTTGGCCCGGGTCGAACGCGGAACCCAGTCGAGCGCTCTCAATTCATCAAGGATGGCGCCGCGTATTCGCGGCACGGCGTACGTCTCGAATTTGACACCGCGCGCCGGATCGAAATTTTTGAAAGCCTCAACCAGACCGATGACACCGGTGTTGACGAGATCGGTCAGTTCCACTGATCTCGGAAAACCAATCGCCATGCGTCCGGCAACATTGCGGACCAACGGCAGATATCTCTTAAGTAGCCGCGCGCGTACTTCCTGACTTCCATGTCTGAAG is drawn from candidate division Zixibacteria bacterium HGW-Zixibacteria-1 and contains these coding sequences:
- a CDS encoding RNA polymerase sigma factor WhiG codes for the protein MQMTSTQKVRSKRESKKETKTTRVSVFAVEDSSRNARKQMDDNLEWLRYFRHGSQEVRARLLKRYLPLVRNVAGRMAIGFPRSVELTDLVNTGVIGLVEAFKNFDPARGVKFETYAVPRIRGAILDELRALDWVPRSTRAKSREIERAIIKLENDNGCPPTEAELAKMLGYSTHELQMAISDVSCATLLSLDEAIYKEEDNHQVPRIETISQPEDKNALGDLEKGELRAFLAIAIDRLTDQEKLVIALYYFEELTLKEIGEVMSISESRVSQIHTKAVLKLRGMIKERFAMSG